The Fulvivirga maritima genome segment TCAGCCGCTGCACTCACCATATTGGTGCTTTCTGTATTTTCAGATTCACGGTGTATGATATAGGCAGCTATTACTGATACTTCTTCAGTACCATATTGCTGTGTAGAAGTATAGTTATCATCATCATCTTCATTAAAGGGCGCAGGAGCTACGAACAGCTTTTCAGGCAATTTCTCATTGGCCTCTTTGCGGTTGTCTCTAATCAACTTATAGCATTCGTGCAGAAATTCTTGAGTAACTGTACTCTTACGGCTAACAAATGAGTTGAGCTTGGTTTCTAATTCAACTAACCAATCTGTAGCATATCTGGTTTCGTATTCTTCTTTGCTGCAAATTTTCCGATCGAAAACAAGACAATCTTTAACTGTAGGAGGAAATGGCGCTTTGCCATTAAGATGAAAAATGACCTCTATTAACCGAAGCAGAATAGCATGACATTCTTCTGCTTCAATGCCATTTTGAGAGCACCATTTTTTGTAACGCTTTATAAGTGGATTGAATAGAAATTCCAGATCAGTCCACATGCTGCTTAGGGAATAGCCTACTTCTTCAAAATCTTCTAAAATGTCAAAACTAGCCTCTTCTGCGCGTTGAAAAATGTCTCTATGCTTAATGGCTTTTAAGATCGAAGGATCTGTGCCTTCTTCTATATAAGACCATAAAGGCTCTCCATAAGCAAAACCTTTTTTAATGAAGGTTTCCCATTTTGTAAGTGGTTGTTCAGGTTTTGAAACTTCCTTCTTGCCTTGTCTGCCTGCTTGCGGAGGCTCTGACGTGGATACAATCGGTTTGCCTAGTCGTTCTTCTACATAAGCTTTGAGCTCCGCGATCTCTTCCTCGGCAGATTTATTTACTAGCTTTTGTGTTAGGTATTCATCTATGTCAAAATCATCATCCCAGGAGTCGTAAGGATAATGGAGCACCATCATTTCCTGCACCATATGCTCTATGGGGTTAGTAATGACGTACCTGATGTCATCAGTATGTTGTAAGAACGACTGATTTTGGAAACGCTCAACTAGCAAATCTTTAAAAAGCTGATAGTTGCTTTCTTTTTCTCTAAAGAAACTAATGAGGTCGAAATGACTGCCAATGGCGTCTTCTGGAACTTGTCCATTATAAACATCATATCCTAGCATGTATGACCGAGCCATGCTATTGTCACAATAACAGAATGCCTTGAGTGTATCTTCAGTAATGCCTAGTGGCCTGGCCCAGTTGTCTAACTCAAATAGTGGCTCCATCATGTGCTCATCATCCCAGTAAGGGATAAGAAAGCCTGCCATAAGATAGCCGTATTTAGGATATACAGTAGCCGTAAGTTTTAGTGGAGAAATAGCGAAGGGAGACTCTACGGTAATCCACATTTCAGCGGAGTCGTTAATGAGTCTTGAGAAATCAACGAATTTTTCGCAGGTTTTCTTTATGTCTTCTTCAAGCTCAGGGTGCATTAAGGCACAAGCAAAAAACAACGTTTCTGTAAGTGTATTCGTCGTCAGATCTTCTTTTTCTTCCTCTTCGCAAGGATATATAGCCTCATCCAGAAACTTCATAATCGCCGGATGATCTTTAAAAAAGCTTAAAGGTATGGCCTCCACTTCTGGTTTAAATACCACCACACAATAGTCTGAGCTAAATGCCTTTTCTGATTCTACCAGCTCACCATAAGTGGTGAGCCCGTCTCTAATAGAAGTGACGTCATTGGGAGAATAATGAATGATGTATTTAGGAGTCTTTTCTTCAAAAGCCATTTATGTATCAGTTATAGTGTTTTACCATGTCCCTTATTTTTCTTGAAGGGTCATTTTCAAAATCTTTTAAAAGGGCTTTTTCTCCCGCTTCAGCCAGTGTGGTAACCAGTTGCATCCTGTGTTTTAGTCCTGCCTTACCTAAGAATGGAGCTATTTTTCCTTCTTTGGCTAATGATATAATCACCTCATTATATTCATCGTTTTCTTCTTCTCTGAGGAGGAATGCAATCCAGTTTTCGAGATTAATGTCCAGCTCGTTCACCTTGTCTATGAGCATTTTTCTCATGCCTGCTTTGTATTCATCTATCTCATCACCGTATTGCTCAGGAGATAAAGAGAGCATTTCTTCCATGTCGAGTTCTTCCTCTCTTACTAGCTGGTGCGTATAAGCAGGGAATAGTTCATAGTCCAGTATGGAATATCCATCGGCACTATGGTTTACTAATAAAGTGATCAGTCGGTCTTGCCTTTCTTTTTCAATCCACCAGATGAAGGATGCCACTGAATACTGGCTTATCCTTTCTGAAGGCTCTACTTGCCAATCTCTCTCATCAATTTTTTCCTCAAAGGCCTTTGAAACTACGGCATAATCCTTTTCACCATTCATGTATTGCATGATTTGGCTGGCAAGAGCTTCTGCATCTACAGCTTCTTCTTCTTTAGCATTAAACTCTACAAATATTTTTAAGGCGCGGAGCAAGTCATGATCCTGAGAAAAAGGGAAACGAGGGTTTCTTAAGGCCAGATCACGGTAATACCTGATTTTAGAGCTCTCATTTATATAAGAAAGACCTTTGTCTAATGCTATAGCCAGATTTTTACGGTAAGCGCCAATCATGCCTGGGTTTTCCTCATCTATTTCGTCATATAAGTCTAGCCAGAATAGGTATTTATCTACCACGCAAGGTTCTGATATAGAGTGAGTGTTTTGTGCCTGAGACATTTGGAAAGCAGCCACCTGTTCTCTTGGAACCTTTGCCTTTTCTAATTCATCAAATATGCGCTCCTCTTGAGTGTGATCTTCTATTCTGGTGGTAGAATAATCACTAGAATAGATTTTAGTAACGAGCCTGAGGACTCTTTGAGGAGCCAGTGCTACCATCAGTTTCCATATTCTGTCAGCCTGTATTCTTAATGGTGGCGGGAAGAATCTCATCCAATAGCAGCATAATAGTACATGCTGGTAAGCATCTTTATAGAAGAATAAAGCATAACTAGGTTGGTGTTCTGAATACTTGTTCAGCGTAATGCTGCCTCTATAGCACTCTTCACGGTACAGGTACTCTTTTAGTAAGTCAAGGATGGTATCCTGATTAGCCTTTGGCATCATAGGAGCGGTGAAGTAGTCCGCTATCAGTTCCCATTCTTCATCAGACATTGCCTTTTTGTCTATCTGTTTTTTCAGCTTTTTAAGTGCGCTTTCCCAGGGTCCTTTTCCTATCAGGGTTACCAGATTTTGAGAGTATTCATCAAAAACCATAGCCTCTCTGTCTTTATTGAGTAGATAGGCAGCTAGTGTTTGTGTGCTGAGTGAGTCAGATTTCCAGTTAGAGCAATCATACATTTCACGGCCACCTTTCTCTAAGGTGCGGTTCACCATGTTAAATGCATCATGATCTAGCTCTTCACTGGCGGGCGCAAAGGCGTCTTCAGAAAGCTTCCACACCTTTTTTTTAGGTGCTTTTTTACTATAACGCTTGTAAAAATCCTCTTCAGAAATGATATGGTAATCCTCTTCATCAGCTATGATGTCGCGTATTTCACTGGATATTTCTTTTACACCCATTAATCTGTAAAATACATCGAGAACGCGGAGAAACTTTTCGTTTTTATCTTTTTTAGTAGATTTTTGACCATCAGAACCTGGGGTAACGGTCATTTTCAAAATCAAGCCATTACCAGACTCCCGAACGTCTTCGTCATCATCATCTTCTTCCTGTATATCCAAATCGAATATAATGTTAGAGAGGATGTTATAAAGTTCTTCGTTGATTTGCGCAGGGCCGAAAGGAGGGAAAGCGGAATAGGTTATTTGATAATAGAAGTTGAGTGCATGTTGCTCAGCTATGGCTACCATATTCGTCTTAGGGATTTGGCTAAGGATCTCTACATTATCGCCTTTTTCAATATAATCCCATATTGCTTCACCATTAGGTAAGGCTAAAATAAACTCTTTAAGATCTCTGGTGCCATCACCTCGGTATACATCTCTGTTATAAAAGTTTTCTCTGTCTATATCTACCTGAGTGCGCTCATCATACTTCATCAAAGGGCCATTAATGGCTTTTTTGATCTCCAATTGCAGGTCCATCGCTTCGTTTTCCAGCGTGTCTGTAATAAAGTGTTGTTGTAAAATGGGGCTTTGATCTTCATCTTCACCATAGTACTCGTTGTTGCGGTTGTGAGAGAAAAGAGAAATATATAGCCCAAGCACCGGATTTTCTTCTTCAATCACTGTATTTTCTGAGTAGCAAAGCATCGGTTGGGCTTCAAAGCGTTCTTTTATTGCTTGCTTAAACCAGGTGTATTCTTCAGGGTTTTCTTTTAAGAAATCTCCCAAAGCGGGATTAGGTTTTATGTCTGAATCCATGAAAACTTCATAAGGCTCAATCATATGATGTCTGAAGTGGTCATTATCACACCATATGAAAGCTTTAATCAGGTCTCTGGTCCAGCCATATTTTTTTAATAAGGAGAATAAATAATCTTCATAACCAGTAGCATGTTCCAGATCCCAGTAAGGTATAAAGTATGACCCGAGCAGGTAAGCATATTCAGGATGCTGAACGGCTAACATAAATAAGGCTTCTGCGCCAAACACACGCATGTCATCTACCCATACCTCATCAGTGTCATTAACCCTGCGGATGGCGGCCACCATGGCTTCTGCTGTTTTTACTACATCAGGCAGAATTTCTTTATGCTCCAGTGCTAAGGCAAAAAATATAGGTTCGGAGAGATAAATCTCTTTATTATCTTCAATGGGTTCTTCAGTATAGAAATCTTCGTTTCCATAAGATAAAGCCTCTTTTAAAACCTCTCTGTTTTTAGGGTCACTGGTTTGCAGGCGCCTTTCTCCACCTTCGGTTTTAGCCTTAAATTCAACATCAAAAGTTGAGCTTCTAAAGGCCTGTTTAGTGTTAAGTATTTCCTGATATGTATTGAGAGCCTCCTGAATAGAGCTAGCAGAGCCTAGCTCAAAGGTGATGATTTTGCTTTTGTCAAATTGATTCATTTTTTACTGTTGCTGAGAGTAATGTACTCGGTTTTGTTAGTTTTTTAGAACTCATATTTATAGAATAATTAGGTATACCCTGCCGCTGATAATAGGGGCGGGTACTTCCTGTATTTATTCTAAAAAAGAGTGAAATGGTTTGCTGAAGTTATTCCCTAAAGGGGCTAGCTGATTTCTTATTTTGGTTTCATTTACAATAGTTTGAAGTTTTTAGCCTTTACTGTGTTATAGGTTGAGGGTCAAAGGTTTAGGCTCCTTCTTTCTATTTAAATTACAATGCCTTTTCTTGAAAAAAGTGAAAGGTTTATAAGTTAAAAAAATGCTTCTGCTGAAATCAGATATAGAAGCAACGCAAAATTAATGACCAATCATTAATAGGCCAAGATTACGATTAATTTTAAATATTGGTTGAGGGAAATAGTAGTTAGTAGTGGTAAAATATAAGTTTCGATAGTAAAATCATTTCATATGTTTGTTGAAAATTCATGAAAGCAAAATATTATGAGGGACTATCTAAAAGGGTTGAATATTCTCACTGATGCGGAGATAGAATGGCTTTACAAGCAAGGTGTAAAAAAGGAAATAAAGAAAGGTGAATTTTTTATACGTCAGGGGGCTGTGAGTGATGAGGTGGCATTTGTGAATTCAGGAATTTTCAGGTCTTTTTATTATTCTAGTGGGGCGGAGGATGTCACCTATTGCCTTCTCTTTGAGAACTCTTTTGTTACGGCCTATTCATCATTTATTACACAGGAAAAGACTCAGGAAAATATTCAGGCACTAACAGATGCAGAAGTGATTGTTTTTCGAAGAACTCTATTCAATGAGCTTGAATCAACAGGGGGAAACTGGTTGAGATTGTTGAAGTATTTTGCTGAAGCCGAGTTTGTGCGCATGGAAAAGAGATTTTTTCTGTTTCAGAAAGAAAGCGCCGAAAAGCGCTATGAAGATCTTATTAATAATCATGCTGAGTTTTTGCAGTTGGTACCTCTTAACTACTTGGCTTCTTATTTGGGTATTACTCAAAGGCATTTGAGTAGAATTAGAAAGGCTATGACGAATTAGACATATGTCCTTTCACATTGAGGGAAGGTGATCTTCTTTTGCCTAAAAAAAAGATGAAGAAGATATTGGTTATTAACGGCCATCCTGATGCTGAGAGTTTTGATTTTGCTTTGTCTCAGGCGTATGAGGCAGGAGCCAGGGAGGCCGGAGCGGAGGTGACGGTGCTTAATATTGGTGCGCTGAATTTCAACCCTAATTTACAATACGGATATAGGAAGCGTATGGAGCTGGAGCCAGATTTGGTGAGCGCTATTGAAGATATTCATTGGGCTGATCATCTGGTGTGGGTGTTTCCTGTATGGTGGAGTGGGTACCCTGCCATAATGAAAGGATTTATAGATCGAACATTTCTTCCCGGTATTACTTATGAAAATGTCGCAGGTAAGCCATTGCCAAAAAAATTATTGAAAGGAAAAACTGGGCATATGATTATCACCTCAGATACTCCTGCCTGGTATGATTATCTCTATATGAAGAGGCCTACTATTAATCAGTTTAAAAAGGGCGTATTGCAATTTTGTGGAGTCGGTCCTGTTAAAGTTACCCGTTTCTCAGTAGTAAAAGGGTCCTCTTCTGAGCAAAGGGCCAAATGGGTGAAGCAAGTAGCTGAACATGGACAGAAATTAAGGTAGTCTGGCAACGAGCTGCTCTGGCAACATCCGTAAAATGTGATATATGGCTTTCCATTTGTAACCAGGCACTATAATGAACCTTTTATTGGCTTTCACCACTGCACGGGCTATAAATTCTGGCTCAAGCATTAGAGATTCTGTAAGGTCTAAGCCCTCTGTCATTTTACTGCGGATGTAGCCGGCTACTATTACGTTCACCTTGATTTTTCTAGGGAAAAGGTATTGACGCATGCCTGCGAAATATTGAGTGAAGGCGGCTTTGGTGCTGCCGTAGATGAAATTGCTCTTTCTTCCACGTACGCCAGAAAGAGATGATAGGCCGATAATTTGTTCAAGACGA includes the following:
- a CDS encoding Crp/Fnr family transcriptional regulator, whose product is MRDYLKGLNILTDAEIEWLYKQGVKKEIKKGEFFIRQGAVSDEVAFVNSGIFRSFYYSSGAEDVTYCLLFENSFVTAYSSFITQEKTQENIQALTDAEVIVFRRTLFNELESTGGNWLRLLKYFAEAEFVRMEKRFFLFQKESAEKRYEDLINNHAEFLQLVPLNYLASYLGITQRHLSRIRKAMTN
- a CDS encoding NAD(P)H-dependent oxidoreductase; this encodes MKKILVINGHPDAESFDFALSQAYEAGAREAGAEVTVLNIGALNFNPNLQYGYRKRMELEPDLVSAIEDIHWADHLVWVFPVWWSGYPAIMKGFIDRTFLPGITYENVAGKPLPKKLLKGKTGHMIITSDTPAWYDYLYMKRPTINQFKKGVLQFCGVGPVKVTRFSVVKGSSSEQRAKWVKQVAEHGQKLR